The Erinaceus europaeus chromosome 16, mEriEur2.1, whole genome shotgun sequence genome includes a window with the following:
- the PTGDR gene encoding prostaglandin D2 receptor isoform X4, which yields MKPFYRCNNATTVEKGNSATMGGVLFSTGLVGNLLALGLLARSGLGSCPPRPQRPLSVFYVLVCGLTITDLLGKSLVSPFVLAAYAQNRSLQGLAPESSSSLCHTFAFFMTFFGLASTLQLLAMALECWLSLGHPFFYRRHFTLRRGALVAPAVGSFCLAFCALPFAGFGQFVQYCPGTWCFIQMVHDERSLSVLGYSVLYASLIALLVLAIVLCNVSAMRNLYSMHRRLQRSQRCTRDRAEPEGERDVSPQPLEELDHLLLLALMTVLFTVCSLPLIIRAYYGAFKFVHQKNETDEESKDLLALRFFSVISIVDPWIFIIFRTSVFRMFFHKIFIRPLMYRNWYSNSCQTNMESKL from the exons ATGAAGCCGTTTTACCGCTGTAACAATGCCACCACAGTGGAGAAGGGCAACTCGGCGACAATGGGTGGGGTGCTCTTTAGCACGGGCCTCGTGGGCAACCTGCTGGCCCTGGGGCTGCTGGCGCGCTCGGGACTAGGGTCGTGCCCGCCACGCCCGCAACGGCCGCTGTCGGTCTTCTACGTGCTGGTCTGCGGCTTGACCATCACCGACTTGCTGGGCAAGTCCCTGGTGAGCCCCTTTGTGCTGGCCGCCTACGCGCAGAACCGGAGCCTCCAGGGGTTAGCGCCCGAGTCCAGCAGCTCGCTGTGCCACACATTTGCCTTTTTCATGACCTTCTTCGGGCTCGCCTCGACTCTGCAGCTGCTGGCCATGGCCCTAGAGTGCTGGCTGTCCCTGGGGCATCCTTTCTTCTACAGGCGGCACTTCACTCTGCGCCGGGGAGCGCTCGTGGCGCCGGCCGTGGGCTCCTTCTGCCTGGCTTTCTGTGCGCTGCCCTTCGCGGGCTTCGGTCAGTTCGTGCAGTACTGCCCCGGCACCTGGTGCTTCATCCAGATGGTGCACGATGAGCGCTCGCTGTCGGTGCTGGGTTACTCCGTGCTCTACGCCAGCCTCATAGCCCTACTAGTCCTAGCCATCGTCCTGTGCAACGTGAGCGCTATGCGCAACCTCTACTCCATGCACCGGCGGCTGCAGAGGAGCCAGCGCTGTACCAGGGACCGCGCTGAGCCAGAGGGCGAGAGGGACGTGTCTCCGCAGCCGCTGGAGGAGCTGGATCACCTGCTGCTGCTGGCCCTCATGACCGTCCTGTTCACTGTGTGCTCTCTGCCTTTGATT aTTCGTGCTTACTATGGAGCATTTAAATTTGTCcaccagaaaaatgaaactgatgaAGAAAGCAAAGACCTCCTAGCCTTGCGTTTTTTCTCTGTGATCTCAATTGTGGATCCTTGGATTTTCATCATTTTCAGAACTTCAGTATTTCGAATGTTTTTCCACAAGATTTTCATAAGGCCTCTTATGTATAGAAATTGGTACAGCAATTCCTGCCAGACTAACATGGAATCCAAATTGTGA